In one window of Calditrichota bacterium DNA:
- a CDS encoding type II toxin-antitoxin system RelE/ParE family toxin produces MRKIEFYRTENEDSPVERFLDSLNDKQAAKIAWVLRIVRDYERVSKEYFKKLVGTDDIWEIRIKFGRDIFRILCFFAKGKIIVLTNGFVKKSQKTPVSEIKLAEKRKKEYIERKK; encoded by the coding sequence ATGCGGAAAATCGAATTTTACAGAACCGAAAATGAAGACTCACCAGTTGAAAGGTTTTTAGATTCACTAAATGATAAACAAGCTGCGAAAATTGCCTGGGTCCTCAGAATTGTTCGAGATTATGAAAGAGTTTCAAAAGAGTATTTTAAGAAGCTCGTTGGCACGGATGATATTTGGGAAATTCGTATAAAATTTGGAAGAGATATTTTTAGAATATTATGTTTTTTTGCAAAGGGTAAAATAATTGTTTTAACAAATGGTTTTGTAAAAAAATCACAAAAAACACCTGTCTCTGAAATTAAATTAGCAGAGAAGCGAAAGAAAGAATATATCGAAAGGAAAAAATAA
- a CDS encoding helix-turn-helix transcriptional regulator, translated as MDDLEKYIGKRKMQSNNFADIFEKGYENFKIGVLLRQAREEAGITQEELAEKLQTKKSAISRIENHSEDIRLSTLKNYVSAIGKKLQVNIL; from the coding sequence ATGGATGATCTTGAGAAGTATATTGGTAAACGGAAAATGCAAAGTAATAATTTTGCGGATATTTTTGAAAAGGGATACGAGAATTTTAAAATTGGTGTTTTATTAAGACAGGCGAGAGAAGAAGCTGGGATTACACAAGAGGAGTTAGCGGAAAAATTACAAACAAAAAAATCAGCGATTTCCAGAATTGAAAATCATTCTGAGGATATTCGTCTGTCTACATTAAAAAACTACGTTTCTGCAATTGGCAAAAAGTTACAAGTTAATATTTTATAG